GACGTTTCGCGGCGAGCATTCTATCCGCCTTGCGGACGTTACAAACGATCCGCGCTACGGCAAGAACGCTCCCTATAACGGCATGCCGCCGGGGCATTTGCCGGTACGCAGCTATCTCGCAGTTCCGGTAAAAACGGCGTCCGGACAAGTGCTCGGCGGGCTGTTTTTCGGCCACTCCCGGGCGGGCGTTTTTACCGAACAGCACGAGCGGATCGCGATTGGTATCGCGTCGTGGGTTGCAGTTGCCCTGCAGAACGCCCAGCTGTATTCGGACGTGCGCGAGGCGGACCGCATCAAAGACGAATTCCTGGCCGTTCTTTCCCACGAGTTGCGGACGCCGCTGAGCTCGATTTTAGGTTATGCGCGAATGCTGCGTGGCGGCCTGATCAGCGGCGAAAAAGCGGCGCGCGGACTGGAAGTACTGGAGCGTAATGCCGGATCGCTGAGCCAGATCGTCGACGACGTTCTGGACATCTCGCGCATTGTCACAGGCAAGCTGCGTCTGGATGTGCAGACCGTTGAACTCCCCATCGTCGTGCATAACGCCGTTTCGTCCCTTCAACCTGCCGCCGATTCGCGGCAGGTGCGTCTCCAGACGATTATCGACCCGCGAGTCGGGCCGGTATCCGGGGATCCCGATCGTCTCCAGCAGGTCGTCTGGAATCTCTTGTCGAATGCCGTGAAGTTCACGCCCAAAGAGGGCCGGGTCCAGGTGCGAGTCGAAAGAGTCAATTCGCATGTCGAAATCGTCATCAGCGACACCGGCATCGGCATTCGCCCGGATTTTCTCCCCTATGTTTTTGAACGATTCCGTCAGGCCGATTCCAGCATCACCCGAAAAGCAGGCGGCCTTGGCCTGGGCCTCTCGATCGTTAGAAATATTATTGAAATGCACGGCGGTTCGGTGAAAGTGGAGAGCGCCGGCGAGGGACAGGGTTCGACCTTCCGCGTGCGATTGCCACTGATGATCGTGCATACGGCCCCCGCACGCGAATCTCGTGAGCATCCGCGGACGGAAACGATGGCGCCTCTTTCAGGCCTCGCGGACCTCACGAACGTTCACGTCCTGGCCATCGACGATGAGCCGGACGCGCTCAACCTGCTTCGTAGCGTGCTGGAGGCTGCAGGCGCCAGAGTCACGACGCGCGCAAATGCAGTTGGCGCACTGGAGGAACTGGCCGGATTACGTCCCGACGCACTTGTGGTGGATCTGGGAATGCCCGAAATGGACGGCTTCGAGTTCATCACTCGAGTCCGTGCGTCGTCCAATCCCGATGTTCGCGAAATTCCAGCCGCGGCTCTGACGGCGTTTGCGCGATCC
This is a stretch of genomic DNA from Terriglobia bacterium. It encodes these proteins:
- a CDS encoding PAS domain S-box protein, whose translation is HYETVRQRKDGSPVPISLTVSPLFGENNMVVGASKIARDISEHRAADLAAKRLAAVIASSDDAIVSKDLNGTIMSWNRSAERIFGYTAQEAIGRSIRIVIPDDLQSEEDMVLARIRAGQSVNHYETRRLRKDGTQVLISLTVSPIVDDSGQVIGASKIARDISEQSRLRALAEEQGAIARQLGEFGATVAASLDKDTIAQQATDAATKLTKAQFGAFFYNVIDRQSGASYLLHTVSGVDKSAFEKFPQPRATEIFGPTFRGEHSIRLADVTNDPRYGKNAPYNGMPPGHLPVRSYLAVPVKTASGQVLGGLFFGHSRAGVFTEQHERIAIGIASWVAVALQNAQLYSDVREADRIKDEFLAVLSHELRTPLSSILGYARMLRGGLISGEKAARGLEVLERNAGSLSQIVDDVLDISRIVTGKLRLDVQTVELPIVVHNAVSSLQPAADSRQVRLQTIIDPRVGPVSGDPDRLQQVVWNLLSNAVKFTPKEGRVQVRVERVNSHVEIVISDTGIGIRPDFLPYVFERFRQADSSITRKAGGLGLGLSIVRNIIEMHGGSVKVESAGEGQGSTFRVRLPLMIVHTAPARESREHPRTETMAPLSGLADLTNVHVLAIDDEPDALNLLRSVLEAAGARVTTRANAVGALEELAGLRPDALVVDLGMPEMDGFEFITRVRASSNPDVREIPAAALTAFARSEDRTKALQRGFEMHLAKPVDPGELAASVATLVRRRGRGSGPA